One window of Diabrotica undecimpunctata isolate CICGRU chromosome 8, icDiaUnde3, whole genome shotgun sequence genomic DNA carries:
- the LOC140448737 gene encoding uncharacterized protein — protein MLKPPKLKMSSINTKLPKVSRVIHSESHTEQSVSLIDSGGGKYSTESNEKNYPSLLRIDTFNIRTMRTQEHLDELEQEVSNTKWNIIGLCETHLPREASTILKSDQRLYQKNSVENHHIGGVAFLINKRASYKVTKFCAVSNGVIYLVIALNSRYSLQIIHGYAPTGNSTDEETESFYEDLTTARNQEKSHFVIMTGDFNAKIGTKEEGDTQYIGRFGLDNRNERSTLTI, from the exons ATGCTAAAACCTCCCAAGTTGAAGATGTCGAGTATCAATACGAAATTACCCAAGGTGAGTAGAGTTATACACTCAGAATCTCACACTGAGCAATCAGTCAGCCTCATCGATTCTGGGGGAGGCAAATATTCGACTGAATCTAATGAGAAAAACTACCCATCATTACTTCGTATAGACACTTTCAATATAAGAACTATGAGGACCCAAGAACACCTTGACGAACTAGAACAAGAGGTCTCAAATACCAAATGGAATATAATTGGACTGTGCGAAACTCACTTACCAAGAGAAGCATCTACCATCTTAAAATCTGATCAACGGCTATACCAGAAAAACTCCGTAGAAAATCATCACATAGGCGGTGTAGCGTTCCTGATAAACAAACGAGCTTCCTATAAAGTAACGAAGTTCTGTGCAGTATCAAACGGAGTCATATATCTTGTCATCGCTTTGAACAGCAGATACAGCTTACAGATAATACATGGATATGCACCGACAGGAAACTCAACAGACGAGGAAACTGAATCATTTTACGAGGATCTGACAACAGCAAGGAACCAAGAAAAATCACACTTCGTAATAATgacaggagattttaatgcaaaaattggaacaAAAGAAGAGGGCGACACACAATATATCGGTCGCTTTGGGCTGGACAACAGGAACGAAAGGA GTACCTTAACAATTTGA